In Halomarina salina, one DNA window encodes the following:
- a CDS encoding alpha/beta hydrolase — MTDSVVVPHSRDVRATLDTAGADSDGDDGTAGTVDACVVACPPHPQMGGSRSDARLTALGEALTPDVDCLRFDYGPWDEGEGERTDVHAALDWADERYETVGLFGFSFGGCLALVVGSERENLACVSALAPAARISGKLDAVAALDTVDAPTQVVYGERDTTADWEPVVDRARELGLAVEGFSGDHFFLGQETKVAGRCASFLREHC, encoded by the coding sequence ATGACCGACTCGGTAGTCGTTCCCCACTCCCGCGACGTCCGGGCGACGCTCGACACCGCCGGCGCCGATTCGGACGGTGACGACGGCACGGCGGGGACCGTCGACGCGTGCGTCGTCGCCTGCCCGCCGCACCCCCAGATGGGCGGGTCCCGGAGCGACGCCCGCCTGACCGCGCTCGGCGAGGCACTCACACCCGACGTCGACTGTCTGCGCTTCGACTACGGCCCGTGGGACGAGGGCGAGGGCGAGCGGACCGACGTCCACGCCGCACTCGACTGGGCGGACGAGCGCTACGAGACGGTCGGCCTGTTCGGCTTCTCGTTCGGTGGCTGTCTCGCGCTCGTCGTCGGCAGCGAACGCGAGAACCTCGCGTGTGTGAGCGCGCTCGCCCCCGCGGCCCGAATCTCCGGAAAACTGGACGCCGTCGCCGCGCTGGACACAGTCGACGCGCCGACGCAGGTCGTCTACGGCGAACGCGACACGACCGCGGACTGGGAACCCGTCGTCGACCGGGCCCGCGAACTCGGCCTCGCAGTCGAGGGGTTCAGCGGCGACCACTTCTTCCTCGGCCAGGAGACGAAGGTAGCGGGGCGCTGTGCGTCGTTCCTGCGCGAGCACTGCTGA
- a CDS encoding PspA/IM30 family protein encodes MGILSRTSYVIRSKINSVLDRAEDPTETLDYSYEQLRDELQNVKRGIADLTTQKKRLEIQKRRLEENVSKHNEQARQAVEQDRDDLARKALERKKQKMNQIEELEGQIADLQQTQDKLVDKKDTLESRIEEFRTKKESMKARYEAAEASTRVSEAMTGAGDDMADLNRSIERAEERTEDMEARASALDELQESGAFDDALSDKDSLDRELEQLSTDSEVEAELDTLRAEMGKSSTDGGETDTQSDEEVESALEELETETEADSGSGSSSGNGDGDADTNDEAVEAELEELKDDDQ; translated from the coding sequence ATGGGAATCCTCTCACGCACCTCGTACGTCATCCGGTCGAAGATCAACTCGGTCCTCGATCGAGCCGAGGACCCCACCGAGACCCTCGACTACTCGTACGAGCAGTTGCGCGACGAACTCCAGAACGTCAAACGCGGCATCGCCGACCTCACGACCCAGAAGAAGCGCCTGGAAATCCAGAAGCGCCGCCTGGAGGAGAACGTCTCCAAGCACAACGAGCAGGCGCGACAGGCCGTCGAGCAGGACCGCGACGACCTGGCCCGGAAGGCCCTCGAACGGAAGAAACAGAAGATGAACCAGATCGAGGAGCTGGAGGGGCAGATAGCGGACCTCCAGCAGACCCAGGACAAGCTCGTCGACAAGAAGGACACCCTCGAGTCGCGCATCGAGGAGTTCCGCACGAAGAAGGAGTCGATGAAGGCCCGCTACGAGGCCGCCGAGGCCAGCACGCGCGTCAGCGAGGCGATGACCGGCGCGGGCGACGACATGGCCGACCTCAACCGCTCCATCGAGCGCGCCGAGGAGCGCACCGAGGACATGGAGGCCCGTGCTTCGGCGCTCGACGAACTGCAGGAGTCGGGTGCGTTCGACGACGCGCTCTCGGACAAGGACTCGCTCGACCGCGAACTCGAACAGCTGTCGACCGACAGCGAGGTCGAGGCGGAACTCGACACGCTGCGCGCGGAGATGGGCAAGTCCTCGACCGACGGCGGCGAGACCGACACCCAGAGCGACGAGGAGGTCGAGTCGGCGCTCGAGGAACTGGAGACCGAGACGGAGGCCGACTCCGGGTCGGGGTCGTCGTCCGGGAACGGCGACGGCGACGCCGATACGAACGACGAGGCGGTCGAAGCCGAACTCGAGGAGCTGAAAGACGACGACCAGTAG
- a CDS encoding twin-arginine translocation signal domain-containing protein — protein sequence MDSDQVPTRRGFLTGASAVGAMALAGCVTTRLSVSAPNVDDSPVFDSFSVANDVVWGNDAAQVKATLTDAATTDEMVRELSAISSFGSDAWTGMVSGGQTSVSMYLPVGTDLTVHAFNHSAEPVDSQPLRVGGNSFP from the coding sequence ATGGATAGCGACCAGGTGCCAACGCGCCGCGGCTTTCTGACCGGGGCGTCGGCAGTCGGCGCGATGGCACTGGCTGGCTGTGTGACGACTCGCCTCTCCGTCTCCGCCCCGAACGTCGACGACTCGCCCGTGTTCGACTCGTTCTCGGTCGCCAACGACGTGGTCTGGGGGAACGACGCGGCACAGGTGAAGGCGACGCTCACCGACGCGGCGACGACCGATGAGATGGTCCGGGAGCTGAGTGCCATCTCCTCGTTCGGGAGCGACGCGTGGACGGGGATGGTCTCCGGGGGACAGACGAGCGTGTCGATGTACCTGCCCGTCGGCACGGACCTCACCGTACACGCGTTCAATCACTCGGCCGAACCCGTCGACTCGCAGCCACTCCGAGTCGGCGGGAACAGCTTCCCGTGA
- the thrS gene encoding threonine--tRNA ligase — protein sequence MSDITVELPDGSKLSVDEGATVSDVAYEIGPGLGRDTVAGVLDGDLVDEATPVYDGVRIEIVTDQSDEYLDVLRHSAAHVFAQALQRLHPEAKLTIGPWTDEGYYYDVTNVDLDEADLSEIEAEMAEIVEEDLDIERFERSREEALDHYADNEFKRDILETEAAGEDPVSFYRQGEFEDLCKGPHVESTGEVGGFKLLDISAAYWRGDEANETLTRVYGTAFPNESQLEQFLERREEAKERDHRKIGREMDLFSIPSHSPGCPHYHPNGMTIRRELEDYIREQNDDLGYDEVWTPELNKADLWKPTGHYDNFTAEGEMFNWEQDDTEYGLKPMNCANHAYLYGREKRSYRDLPIRFSEFGTVYRNEQSGELSGLLRVRGMTQDDGHAFIRKDQIQGEIVDVLEAIDEILGHFDFEMEYVLETQGDNAVGSDEIWSEATDSLADALESEGLDYEVDEGEAAFYGPKIGINAVDAIGREWTIGTVQLDFNIPERLDLTYIGEDNEEHRPVMVHRALLGTFERFMGVMIEHFNGKFPLWLAPEQVRILPVTDDNLEYAEAVAAELGEFRVEIEDRSWTVGKKIQQAHDDRVPYMLIVGDNEEADGTVSVRDREERERQDVSVEAFRDHVERERDEKHVSVDFLSD from the coding sequence ATGAGCGACATCACCGTCGAACTCCCGGATGGCTCCAAACTCTCCGTCGACGAGGGAGCCACCGTGTCGGACGTAGCGTACGAAATCGGACCGGGGCTCGGGCGAGACACCGTCGCTGGCGTCCTCGACGGCGACCTCGTCGACGAGGCGACGCCGGTGTACGACGGCGTCCGCATCGAGATCGTCACCGACCAGTCCGACGAGTACCTCGACGTCCTCCGACACTCGGCGGCCCACGTCTTCGCGCAGGCGCTCCAGCGCCTCCACCCCGAGGCGAAACTCACCATCGGCCCGTGGACGGACGAGGGGTACTACTACGACGTGACGAACGTCGACCTCGACGAGGCCGACCTCAGCGAGATAGAGGCGGAGATGGCCGAGATAGTGGAGGAGGACCTCGATATCGAGCGGTTCGAACGCTCGCGGGAGGAAGCGCTGGACCACTACGCGGACAACGAGTTCAAACGCGACATCCTGGAGACGGAGGCGGCGGGCGAGGACCCCGTCTCGTTCTACCGACAGGGCGAGTTCGAGGACCTCTGTAAGGGCCCGCACGTCGAGTCGACGGGCGAGGTCGGCGGGTTCAAACTGCTCGACATCTCCGCGGCGTACTGGCGCGGTGACGAGGCCAACGAGACGCTCACCCGAGTGTACGGCACGGCGTTCCCGAACGAGTCCCAGCTAGAGCAGTTCCTCGAACGACGCGAGGAGGCGAAAGAGCGCGACCACCGGAAGATCGGCCGCGAGATGGACCTCTTCTCCATCCCGTCGCACTCGCCGGGCTGTCCCCACTACCACCCGAACGGGATGACCATCCGCCGGGAACTGGAGGACTACATCCGCGAGCAGAACGACGACCTCGGCTACGACGAGGTGTGGACGCCCGAACTCAACAAGGCCGACCTCTGGAAGCCGACGGGCCACTACGACAACTTCACCGCCGAGGGCGAGATGTTCAACTGGGAGCAGGACGACACCGAGTACGGCCTGAAGCCGATGAACTGCGCGAACCACGCCTACCTCTACGGGCGCGAGAAGCGCTCCTACCGCGACCTCCCCATCCGGTTCTCGGAGTTCGGCACGGTGTACCGCAACGAGCAGTCCGGCGAACTCTCGGGCCTGCTGCGCGTCCGCGGGATGACCCAGGACGACGGCCACGCGTTCATCCGCAAGGACCAGATCCAGGGCGAGATCGTCGACGTGCTGGAGGCAATCGACGAGATCCTCGGCCACTTCGACTTCGAGATGGAGTACGTCCTGGAGACCCAGGGCGACAACGCCGTCGGGTCGGACGAGATATGGAGCGAGGCGACCGACTCACTGGCCGACGCGCTCGAATCCGAGGGGCTCGACTACGAGGTCGACGAGGGCGAAGCGGCGTTCTACGGCCCGAAGATAGGCATCAACGCCGTCGACGCCATCGGCCGCGAGTGGACCATCGGGACGGTCCAGCTCGACTTCAACATCCCCGAGCGCCTCGACCTCACCTACATCGGGGAGGACAACGAGGAACACCGGCCGGTGATGGTCCACCGGGCGCTGCTCGGGACGTTCGAACGGTTCATGGGCGTCATGATAGAGCACTTCAACGGGAAGTTCCCGCTGTGGCTCGCCCCCGAGCAGGTCCGCATCCTCCCCGTCACGGACGACAACCTGGAGTACGCCGAGGCAGTCGCGGCCGAACTCGGCGAGTTCCGCGTCGAGATCGAGGACCGCTCGTGGACGGTCGGCAAGAAGATTCAGCAGGCCCACGACGACCGGGTGCCGTACATGCTCATCGTCGGCGACAACGAGGAGGCCGACGGCACCGTCTCGGTCCGTGACCGCGAGGAGCGCGAGCGACAGGACGTGTCCGTTGAGGCGTTCCGAGACCACGTCGAGCGCGAACGCGACGAGAAGCACGTCAGCGTGGACTTCCTCTCCGACTGA
- a CDS encoding HTH domain-containing protein translates to MGENDTLTLELYVRSLSADAGTAAVGDVLDRMAGLVADGVVDGYDVTVWGDGVSLDDRVLATDAARTIRDSVEEFQRWADETGRTLSGFETRDTRSAVTSEVRHNLTVPTVALAERRGETLTWVAPCRGETVHTV, encoded by the coding sequence ATGGGAGAGAATGACACACTCACGCTCGAACTGTACGTCCGCTCGCTCTCGGCCGACGCCGGGACGGCCGCTGTCGGGGACGTGCTGGACCGAATGGCGGGCCTCGTCGCGGACGGCGTCGTCGATGGCTACGACGTCACCGTCTGGGGCGACGGCGTCAGCCTCGACGACCGGGTGCTGGCCACCGATGCCGCCCGGACCATCCGCGACAGCGTCGAGGAGTTCCAGCGGTGGGCCGACGAGACGGGGCGGACGCTCTCCGGCTTCGAGACGCGCGACACACGGTCGGCGGTGACGAGCGAGGTCCGCCACAACCTCACCGTGCCGACGGTGGCGCTCGCGGAACGTCGCGGCGAGACACTCACGTGGGTCGCGCCCTGTCGTGGCGAGACGGTCCACACGGTTTGA
- a CDS encoding dipeptide epimerase, with translation MTDPADSTDPGGATGTTSLTTEFERVELPLKTPFTISRGTQHTADNVVVRIEDGEHVGVGAAAPSRHYGETAATVEAVLPDLLAAVEAVGDPLALDAVDARLDRVVERNPAAKAAVRIACCDLAAKRLDVPLYRLLGLDGSRTVTSSFTVGIDDPERMAEKTRDAVDAGYSVLKTKLGTDDDEARLAAVREAAPDARLRVDANEAWTPREAVRNCAWLAEYDVEFCEQPVPADHPEGLRYVYERSAVPIAADESCVTLADVPRIADACDIANVKLMKCGGPRQAVELFHAARAHGLETMLGCMIETNAAIAASVHLAPLLDYADLDGSLLLDSDPYDGVPMPGGDIDLSTVDRPGTGARRS, from the coding sequence ATGACCGACCCGGCCGATTCGACAGACCCCGGGGGAGCGACCGGTACGACCAGCCTCACGACCGAGTTCGAGCGGGTGGAACTCCCCCTGAAGACCCCGTTCACCATCTCGCGGGGGACCCAGCACACCGCCGACAACGTCGTCGTTCGTATCGAGGACGGAGAGCACGTCGGCGTCGGCGCGGCCGCACCGTCTCGACACTATGGCGAGACGGCGGCCACGGTCGAGGCCGTCCTGCCCGACCTGCTCGCGGCAGTCGAGGCGGTCGGCGACCCGTTGGCGCTGGACGCCGTCGACGCGCGCCTCGACCGGGTCGTGGAGCGGAACCCGGCGGCGAAGGCCGCCGTCCGCATCGCGTGCTGTGACCTCGCTGCGAAACGCCTCGACGTGCCGCTCTACCGCCTGTTGGGCCTCGACGGGTCGCGGACGGTCACCTCCTCGTTCACCGTCGGCATCGACGACCCCGAGCGGATGGCCGAGAAGACCCGCGACGCCGTCGACGCGGGCTACAGCGTCCTGAAGACGAAACTCGGGACCGACGACGACGAGGCGCGACTGGCGGCGGTCCGGGAGGCCGCCCCAGACGCCCGCCTCCGTGTCGACGCGAACGAGGCGTGGACGCCCCGCGAGGCGGTCCGCAACTGCGCGTGGCTGGCCGAGTACGACGTGGAGTTCTGCGAACAGCCGGTTCCCGCCGACCACCCGGAGGGCCTCCGCTACGTCTACGAGCGCTCGGCCGTCCCCATCGCGGCCGACGAGTCCTGCGTGACGCTCGCGGACGTCCCCCGCATCGCCGACGCCTGCGACATCGCGAACGTGAAGCTGATGAAGTGCGGCGGGCCTCGACAGGCCGTCGAACTGTTCCACGCCGCCCGCGCACACGGTCTGGAGACGATGCTCGGCTGTATGATAGAGACGAACGCCGCCATCGCCGCGTCGGTCCACCTCGCTCCGCTGCTCGACTACGCGGACCTCGACGGGTCGCTGTTGCTCGATTCGGACCCCTACGACGGCGTCCCGATGCCCGGCGGCGACATCGACCTCTCGACGGTCGACCGACCGGGGACTGGCGCGCGACGGTCGTGA
- a CDS encoding DUF1611 domain-containing protein → MRLAILAHGKFPDRAKTAVGLLRYTDHEVVAVLDRDHAGDRVADHVRDVQDAPVVAGIDDVPDIDAFVVGIAPIGGGFDETWRDDVRGALERGAEVWSGLHYFLTDDEEFASLAEEHDARLWDVRDPPDDLTVADGVARDVDATVVTTVGSDCSTGKMTATCELVEAARDRGMSAGFVPTGQTGIMIEGWGLPIDRTISDFTAGAVERMIVERAEEYDYLFVEGQGAITHPAYSAVTCGILHGSMPDALVYCHEAGRESVHGYESFSIPDVGDHATLYEDLAEPVHPTSVVAGSLNTSKLAASEAEAAVEQFSTALDAPATDAVRFGCDEILDAL, encoded by the coding sequence ATGCGACTCGCCATCCTGGCTCACGGGAAGTTCCCCGACCGGGCGAAGACCGCCGTGGGGTTGCTCCGCTACACCGACCACGAGGTCGTCGCCGTCCTCGACCGCGACCACGCGGGGGACCGCGTCGCCGATCACGTCCGGGACGTACAGGACGCTCCGGTCGTCGCCGGTATCGACGACGTGCCCGACATCGACGCGTTCGTCGTCGGCATCGCGCCCATCGGTGGCGGCTTCGACGAGACCTGGCGCGACGACGTTCGCGGTGCGCTCGAACGCGGCGCGGAGGTGTGGTCGGGGCTCCACTACTTCCTGACCGACGACGAGGAGTTCGCCTCGCTCGCGGAGGAACACGACGCGCGTCTCTGGGACGTCCGGGACCCGCCCGACGACCTCACCGTCGCCGACGGCGTCGCCCGCGACGTGGACGCCACCGTCGTCACCACCGTCGGCAGCGACTGCTCGACGGGGAAGATGACCGCGACCTGTGAACTCGTGGAAGCGGCCCGCGACCGCGGGATGAGTGCCGGGTTCGTCCCCACCGGCCAGACCGGCATCATGATAGAGGGCTGGGGGCTGCCCATCGACCGGACGATATCGGACTTCACCGCGGGTGCGGTCGAGCGGATGATAGTGGAACGCGCCGAGGAGTACGACTACCTGTTCGTCGAGGGGCAGGGAGCCATCACCCACCCCGCGTACTCCGCGGTCACCTGTGGCATCCTCCACGGGTCGATGCCCGACGCGCTGGTCTACTGCCACGAGGCGGGCCGCGAGTCGGTCCACGGCTACGAGTCGTTCTCCATCCCCGACGTGGGCGACCACGCGACGCTGTACGAGGACCTCGCCGAACCCGTCCACCCGACGAGCGTCGTCGCGGGGTCGCTCAACACGTCGAAACTGGCCGCCAGTGAGGCCGAAGCGGCGGTCGAGCAGTTCTCGACGGCGCTCGACGCGCCCGCAACCGACGCGGTCCGGTTCGGTTGTGACGAGATTCTGGACGCGCTATGA
- a CDS encoding universal stress protein: MYQHILFPTDGSDGAEFALDHAIDLASTYDATLHVLHVVADVWYPSGDPEGFDFDMSSVEKHLQERGDRLVREASERAAESGVDCETEVVTGRTPHRAIVDATEDHDVDLVVMATHGRRGLDRLLMGSVAEKVLRLSEVPVLAVKFPEEADE, encoded by the coding sequence ATGTACCAGCACATCCTGTTCCCGACCGACGGCAGCGACGGGGCGGAGTTCGCACTCGACCACGCCATCGACCTCGCATCGACGTACGACGCGACGCTCCACGTGCTCCACGTCGTCGCGGACGTCTGGTACCCCAGCGGCGACCCGGAGGGGTTCGACTTCGACATGAGTTCGGTCGAGAAACACCTCCAGGAACGCGGTGACCGACTCGTGCGGGAGGCGTCGGAGCGCGCGGCGGAGAGCGGCGTCGACTGCGAGACCGAGGTCGTGACCGGCCGGACGCCCCACCGCGCCATCGTCGACGCGACCGAGGACCACGACGTCGACCTCGTCGTGATGGCGACCCACGGACGGCGCGGCCTCGACCGCCTGCTGATGGGGAGCGTCGCCGAGAAGGTGCTACGACTCTCGGAGGTGCCCGTCCTCGCGGTGAAGTTCCCGGAAGAAGCCGACGAGTAG
- a CDS encoding Vms1/Ankzf1 family peptidyl-tRNA hydrolase has translation MLDRLLGREELRERIATLEDEKRHLERQLEAEERRRQEAVTDRQAADERINRLEDRIAGLEGERGDESESDDVALDFRRREAIRGTRRERVLSRLESVETDAEGALSAMVDERVPEQVTDLLGDRAALVSRAAPCLVYADDAELVSVALAPPRAPEPFCEWGEAFAVDRSWFAPAPEERHALALVRSDTFALGVYEGTERVSFEGFESDVKEQHSKGGFSQGRFERIRDGQIADHLERCREALDDAPDPLYVTGQRTVLDEFADRAAATRAVDATGDDEESLDDAAAEFWTARLSAL, from the coding sequence ATGCTCGACCGGTTGCTCGGCCGCGAGGAGCTTCGCGAGCGCATCGCGACGCTGGAAGACGAGAAGCGACACCTCGAACGACAGCTGGAGGCCGAGGAGCGACGCCGCCAGGAGGCCGTCACCGACCGACAGGCGGCCGACGAGCGCATCAACCGGCTGGAGGACCGCATCGCCGGGCTGGAGGGCGAACGAGGCGACGAATCGGAGAGCGACGACGTCGCTCTCGACTTCCGGCGGCGCGAGGCCATCCGCGGAACCCGACGGGAGAGAGTGCTCTCCCGCCTCGAATCGGTCGAGACCGACGCCGAGGGCGCGCTCTCCGCGATGGTCGACGAGCGGGTGCCGGAGCAAGTGACGGACCTGCTGGGCGACCGGGCGGCGCTCGTCTCGCGGGCCGCGCCGTGTCTCGTCTACGCCGACGACGCCGAACTGGTGAGCGTCGCGCTGGCACCGCCGCGAGCGCCCGAACCGTTCTGCGAGTGGGGCGAGGCCTTCGCGGTGGACCGGTCGTGGTTCGCGCCAGCCCCCGAGGAACGTCACGCGCTCGCGCTCGTCCGGTCGGACACGTTCGCGCTGGGCGTCTACGAGGGCACCGAGCGCGTCTCCTTCGAGGGGTTCGAGAGCGACGTGAAGGAACAGCACTCGAAGGGCGGGTTCTCGCAGGGGCGGTTCGAGCGCATCCGCGACGGCCAGATAGCCGACCACCTGGAGCGCTGCCGGGAGGCGCTCGACGACGCTCCCGACCCGCTGTACGTCACCGGCCAGCGCACCGTCCTCGACGAGTTCGCGGACCGGGCAGCGGCGACCCGTGCCGTCGACGCGACGGGCGACGACGAGGAGTCCCTCGACGACGCGGCCGCGGAGTTCTGGACGGCGCGCCTGTCGGCGCTCTGA
- a CDS encoding DUF5802 family protein: MFEQFSVGYYLGRLYVEPYEGDRPAISRLDHEQVARQLYEPDATGAASDPVADGNQPLVMKLGTRHLAVRGRDEVPDRTLAVPFDIVEDGSYPDLKEVLLAKAPQAERLIELGAPVGI, from the coding sequence ATGTTCGAACAGTTCTCAGTCGGATACTATCTCGGACGGCTGTACGTCGAGCCGTACGAGGGCGACCGGCCAGCGATCAGTCGACTCGACCACGAGCAGGTAGCACGACAGCTCTACGAACCGGACGCGACAGGGGCGGCGTCCGACCCCGTCGCGGACGGGAACCAGCCGCTCGTGATGAAACTCGGCACGCGTCACCTCGCGGTTCGCGGCCGCGACGAGGTGCCCGACCGGACGCTGGCCGTCCCGTTCGACATCGTCGAGGACGGGAGCTACCCCGACCTCAAGGAGGTGTTGCTGGCGAAAGCGCCGCAGGCGGAACGGCTCATCGAACTCGGCGCTCCCGTCGGTATTTAA
- a CDS encoding DUF1405 domain-containing protein, with translation MIPERWAEYYLSNAPSLVWLLVANVAAVLVGVKYYVASMPAVNTFAWPLYADSPTAVFVATLSVATLLPNLGRRLRDAPMNLPLAYLHTLAFALLVKYGLWTALALNLRFSLYFPEVWAYFGIILTHLAFVGEAYLIPHYGRTTRGALAFALVVMLLGDFVDYGLSETAGCVLGSPLGRCDIYPPLRYEPGLLLPLLTVATTGVTMLLAVRAFDRYAPATVTRTGTDGSEGR, from the coding sequence ATGATACCCGAGCGCTGGGCGGAGTACTACCTCTCGAACGCGCCCAGTCTCGTCTGGTTGCTCGTGGCGAACGTCGCCGCCGTGCTGGTCGGAGTGAAGTACTACGTCGCGTCGATGCCCGCGGTGAACACGTTCGCGTGGCCGCTGTACGCCGACTCCCCGACGGCCGTCTTCGTCGCCACGCTCTCGGTGGCGACGCTGCTCCCGAACCTCGGCCGCAGGCTCCGCGACGCGCCGATGAACCTGCCGCTGGCGTACCTCCACACGCTCGCGTTCGCCCTGCTCGTCAAGTACGGCCTGTGGACCGCCCTGGCGCTCAACCTCCGGTTCTCGCTGTACTTCCCCGAGGTGTGGGCGTACTTCGGCATCATCCTCACCCACCTCGCGTTCGTCGGGGAAGCGTACCTCATCCCCCACTACGGGCGGACGACGCGCGGGGCGCTCGCGTTCGCGCTGGTGGTCATGCTCCTCGGGGACTTCGTGGACTACGGGCTGAGCGAGACGGCGGGCTGTGTCCTCGGGTCGCCGCTGGGCCGCTGTGACATCTACCCACCGCTCAGATACGAACCCGGACTGCTCCTCCCGCTGCTCACCGTCGCCACGACCGGGGTTACGATGCTCTTAGCTGTCCGGGCCTTCGACCGGTACGCGCCTGCAACTGTCACCCGGACTGGTACTGACGGTTCCGAGGGCCGTTAA
- a CDS encoding ArsR/SmtB family transcription factor, with the protein MDSAALLDLLGNENRRRILRLLARKPCYVTEISEYIGVSPKAVIDHLRRLEEAGLVESRVDDQRRKYFSIARNLRLEVNVSPYGFGAKSAYPASRGLDMSRCQYVTIECTTPDDAAQLAELASELERLERLSSELSMAQRWVQGRLTEVMDGISDRVGETPSLGAPGGADTRFYAEVLAALANGAETASEVAHRADAPTELAEEALQRLAEHSVVAEDDGRWSLVG; encoded by the coding sequence ATGGACTCCGCGGCGTTGCTGGATTTACTCGGCAACGAGAACCGTCGACGCATCCTCAGACTTCTCGCGCGGAAACCGTGTTACGTCACCGAGATCAGCGAGTACATCGGGGTCAGCCCGAAGGCCGTCATCGACCACCTCCGACGACTGGAGGAGGCCGGACTGGTCGAGTCCCGTGTCGACGACCAGCGCCGCAAGTACTTCTCCATCGCCCGGAACCTCCGTCTGGAGGTCAACGTCTCGCCGTACGGGTTCGGCGCGAAGTCGGCGTACCCAGCCAGTCGAGGACTGGACATGTCGCGGTGTCAGTACGTGACCATCGAGTGTACGACGCCCGACGACGCGGCACAGCTCGCGGAACTCGCCAGCGAACTCGAACGCCTGGAGCGCCTGTCGAGCGAGCTCTCGATGGCCCAGCGCTGGGTACAGGGCCGACTGACCGAGGTGATGGACGGTATCTCCGACCGGGTCGGCGAGACGCCGTCGCTCGGCGCACCGGGCGGCGCGGACACCCGGTTCTACGCGGAGGTTCTCGCCGCCCTCGCCAACGGCGCGGAGACGGCCAGCGAGGTCGCCCACCGCGCCGACGCGCCGACGGAACTCGCGGAGGAGGCGCTCCAGCGACTCGCCGAACACAGCGTCGTCGCCGAGGACGACGGGCGCTGGTCGCTCGTCGGCTGA
- a CDS encoding DUF2270 domain-containing protein encodes MGHDSTRADGAADDPDEEVAADVADDAEALLSALPHYYRGEVSQANTTLDRIDQTTNWAITLIAALLSIVFSSDDMPAYLLLVGLVVLGVFLVYETRRYRFYDLYRARVRMIQENVFANVLDPVGAQHTAWREELGEDLRYPTFKVSNWEALSRRIRRIYGLLFGVLGISWLAKVTLFAGDGRWLEAAALPGVPGIAVTAFLGAFYLGLVALAVWPSEREAKGEIHGERPGEWKEADE; translated from the coding sequence ATGGGCCACGACTCCACTCGCGCGGACGGCGCGGCCGACGACCCCGACGAGGAGGTGGCCGCGGACGTCGCCGACGACGCCGAGGCGTTGCTCTCGGCGCTCCCCCACTACTACCGGGGCGAGGTCAGCCAGGCGAACACCACGCTCGACCGTATCGACCAGACGACGAACTGGGCAATCACCCTCATCGCCGCTCTGCTCTCCATCGTCTTCTCGTCTGACGATATGCCCGCGTACCTGCTGCTGGTCGGCCTGGTCGTCCTCGGCGTCTTCCTCGTCTACGAGACGCGCCGGTACCGCTTCTACGACCTCTACCGGGCGCGCGTCCGGATGATACAGGAGAACGTCTTCGCGAACGTCCTCGACCCGGTCGGTGCCCAGCACACGGCGTGGCGCGAGGAACTCGGCGAGGACCTCCGCTACCCCACGTTCAAGGTCTCGAACTGGGAGGCGCTCTCCCGGCGCATCAGGCGCATCTACGGACTGCTGTTCGGCGTGCTGGGCATCTCGTGGCTGGCGAAGGTCACGCTGTTCGCGGGTGACGGGCGCTGGCTGGAGGCGGCGGCGCTCCCCGGTGTTCCGGGTATCGCCGTCACGGCGTTCCTCGGGGCGTTCTACCTCGGCCTCGTGGCGCTCGCGGTGTGGCCGAGCGAGCGCGAGGCGAAGGGCGAGATTCACGGGGAGCGACCTGGGGAGTGGAAGGAAGCGGACGAGTGA